AAGTGGGCATGGTGAAATAAGTGGGTGGATCATCGGCGATGGGCGTGACATCAGTGCTATGTGATTGGTTAGACGGTTTTGAATGAGCGGTGTTGTTTTTAAATTCTTTAAATGTTTTCATTGGTCAGTTCCTGTGTGGTGATGCTGGTTTTATCGGGACTGATAGTTTGTTTACGTAGCAGTTTAGGGGAACTAACGTAGAAGATGGCTGTTCCAAGATGGcttagcagtcggacgtgtgttttgtcttgtcccgtgtaaATATCATTTTCTTTTCGTATATATTTAGTATACATTTTAACTGagtatactctcctgcaacccgcctcacccaatgtggtacggatttACTATTCttatactttagaaccggaacccccatcagAGCTAGCcaactaactagctactagctagtggTCAGTTAACCACTGCTAGCGTTCCTCACCATTAACTAGGACACCAGCCAGCCATAGCTCGGTTAATACCTGCCAGTCtacacagcgcgatatcaacccagagcatatcgaactgctttttctctaccacatctccggattcctactgcAAACTCTGAAACTTTACACCAGATCAGcaagctgcaatccgagtggctgacatctctgtcccgaagcaagcaccagttagccttgagctagcctcgagctaggcccatcatCCGGCCAGCCGAAGAGGTCCACCAGCCAAttattgggctacaatacctcttttgccaaatggcctggaccctttaccgctgacacggagccccgccgatccatcacaactggtctggtggtttcaacaggctcttccATTGTGACGTCGCCaaaggcccatctgctagccccggcccactagctgtctgaatcgccgtgtctccagttTGCCTAGCGTAGTAGCGGCTACTGAATTGGCTCCATGACTCACCCATTGctactcattggaccctatgatcactcggctacacatgcctctccctaatgtcaatatgccttgtctattgctgttttgatttgtgattattgtcttatttcactgtagagcacCCAGCCCTGCCCAATAGGCCATAGATAGCCCTTTTGTCCCACCCTtgcacacatgcagtgacctcacctggcttaactggtgcctctagagacaaaacctttctcatcgtcactcaatgcctaggtttacctccactgtactcacatcctaccatacccttgtctgtacattatgccttgaatctattcgtCCACggccagaaatctgctccttttactctctgtttcgaatgcactagacgaccagttcttttagcctttagccgtacccttatcctactcctcctctgttcctctggtgatgtaaagGTTAACCCAGGGCATGCAGCCCCCAGCACCACTCCCATTGCCCAGGtgttctcatttgttgacttctgtaaccgtaaaagccttggtctCATGCAtattaacatcagaagcctcctccctaagtttgttttattcactgctttagcacactccgccaacccggatgtcttagccaTGTCTGAaacctggcttaggaaggcctccaaaaatcctgaaatttccagcCCCAACTACAACAATTTCCGGCAAGATAGAAGTGCCAAAGGGGctgagttgcaatctactgcagagaaggcctgcagagttctgtcatactatccaggtctgtgtccaaataatttgagcttctactttaaaaaatccacctttccagaaacaagtcttgTTTATAACaaccgttgccgcttgttatagaccccctcagcccccagctgtgccctggacaccatatgtgaattgattgccccccatctatcttcagagttcgtactgttaggtgacctatactgggatatgcttaacaccccggccgtcctataATCTAAggtagatgccctcaatctcacacaaattatcaaggaacctaccaggtacaaccctaaatccataaccATGGGCActctcttagatatcatcctgaccaacttgccctctaaatacactcctgctgtcttcaaccaggatctcagcgatcactgcctcattgcctgcgtgcgtaatgggtccatgttcaaacaaccacccctcatcactgtcaaatgctccctaaaagacttcagcgagcaggcctttctaatcgacctggcccgggtatcctggaaggatattgacctcatacCGTCAGTATAGGATGCTCTCGCTCACAGAAACAGTCTTGAGTGGCAACAAATCTGCCCAATTAGCTGTTTGCTTTCCATACACTCACTTGTGTTGATACGCCCGTCTATGTTGACACACCCATGTTCCCGCAGCCATGTTGAGTTGCAGTTACCCATGACTTAAACGTCTTGGGGTCCCCGAGGACAGGTTTGAAAAAGGCTGCTCTAGTCTGCCAGATGGATGGAGTTTGCACTGGAGTTCCACTGTGCCAGACAAGCTGATTCAAGCCCAGATAGAGTATTTCAGATGATTTCAATTTGTATTTAAACTCGGATGTGGACCTAACACATTCTACCCTCCATTCTTGACTCTGTTTTGAAACAGGTATACAAAGATGAAGACAGCTACCAACATTTACATCTTCAACCTGGCTCTGGCCGACGCCCTGGTCACCACGACGATGCCTTTCCAGAGTACTGACTACCTGTTGAACTCGTGGCCGTTTGGcgaggtggtgtgtaaggtgttCATCTCCATCGACTACTACAACATGTTTACCAGCATCTTCACCCTGACCATGATGAGTGTGGACCGCTATGTCGCCGTCTGCCACCCGGTCAAGGCCCTGGACTTCCGGACGCCGATCAAAGCCAAGATCATCAACATATGTATCTGGATGCTGTCCTCTGCAGCAGGGGTACCAGCACTGTTACTGGGTGGCACCCAGTCCAACAATGGTGAGAGCGCTGGTATGCATACATGCCGGCACACACTAAATCATAAaagcacgcatacacacacacactcatgaagcacgcacacaaacatgaaTGCTTGAATATGCACgtacgcaggcacacacacacacacacacacacacacacacacacacacacacacacacacacacacacacacacacacacacacacacacacacacacacacacacacacacacacacacacacacagttcttaTGGGTGAAATTGTCCCAAGAGAACATAATGAACATGCCTTACACTGTGCACAGATTGAGTTGGTTCATTTCGTTTTTACTCTCAGATTCCTTAGGTGGGGTGAATCAAAGTGCAGAAGTGCCCGTCTAATCCCAGAACATAAAGGTCTAATACAgaccttctctcctctatttTGTTGAGGGGAAATGCATTACGTCTAAGCCATCTGTTGGTAATGAGCTTGCCGTTATCCTTACACCACATATTGTTTCTGAATACAGATGGAGTTGTGGATAAGTGAAAACAAATATCTGCGCTATTAGTAGGATGTTCCCTTTTTGAGTGTGCATTAGCCGTTCCATAACAGTGTCAAAGAGTGAGAGATGAACCAGACGCAGCGTGAAATGTTATGTGTTCTCAGAACACTTTGCTTGAGCGTAGGTGCATTTATCAGTGCTTTTTCTTTCtcgacctcccctcccctccctccactccctctagGAACCACGGAGTGTGCCTTGCAGTTCCCGGAACCGTACGTGTACTGGGACACCTTGATGaaggtctgtgtgtttgtgtttgcctTCGTGGTGCCCGTGCTCATCATCACCGTGTGTTACACCCTCATGGTGCTGCGACTCAAGAGCGTGCGTCTCCTCTCGGGCTCCCGGGAAAAGGACCGGCAGCTGCGGCGCATCACCCGCCTGGTCATGGTGGTGGTCGTGGTGTTCGTAGTGTGCTGGACGCCCATCCACATCTTCATCCTGGTCAAGGCGCTGGTGAGCGTGCCCGAGACCACCGCCGTCATGGCCGCCTACTTCTTCTGCGTGGCGCTGGGCTACACCAACAGTAGCCTCAACCCCGTCCTCTATGCCTTCCTGGATGAGAACTTCAAGAGGTGCTTCAAGGACTTCTGCCTGCCTAAAAAGCTGAAGGGGGACAATGCCTCAGGGAAGAACAACAGGAGCACcgtgaggggaggaagggaggccCCACTTCCACTGGAGAACCCAGATGGGACTAGAAAGCCGGCATGACTAGCCATGGAGATGTCTTCCATTTCCCGCGTTGGAAAGGAAGACTCCAATGATCTGGGCCTAACCCAGGTGACATCAGGAATGTAAGCACACACAACAATGCTAATTTAGATGACTGGTGTTTGTTCCATTTGTTTTACTGTTAGGCCCAAATCAATGGTCCGATTCCTCACACTTAGAAAAGGATATATCATTATTCTTTGATGTCAAATTTATTTGCACACATCAAGAGGGGGGAAAAACATTCCACATGCCAACTATAGGACACACTTGAAAATGATAAGAACCTATATTATCTCAGTTTTACTGTGTTCCTTCATAGTTACTTGTTATGCTGACtctgcatctgcacagttctaaTTGGTTTGCAAGATGCAACATCCTCCTTCTAGC
This window of the Oncorhynchus keta strain PuntledgeMale-10-30-2019 chromosome 4, Oket_V2, whole genome shotgun sequence genome carries:
- the LOC118383376 gene encoding delta-type opioid receptor-like, whose translation is MEGTPVEIFKEDKCLTALVEDCYMNATSQSGYPEGHNLTFDSDWEEDPMSPIIPIITAVYSVVFVVGLVGNCLVMYVIIRYTKMKTATNIYIFNLALADALVTTTMPFQSTDYLLNSWPFGEVVCKVFISIDYYNMFTSIFTLTMMSVDRYVAVCHPVKALDFRTPIKAKIINICIWMLSSAAGVPALLLGGTQSNNGTTECALQFPEPYVYWDTLMKVCVFVFAFVVPVLIITVCYTLMVLRLKSVRLLSGSREKDRQLRRITRLVMVVVVVFVVCWTPIHIFILVKALVSVPETTAVMAAYFFCVALGYTNSSLNPVLYAFLDENFKRCFKDFCLPKKLKGDNASGKNNRSTVRGGREAPLPLENPDGTRKPA